Within Aliivibrio fischeri, the genomic segment TTAAGTAATATTCACCTTGAGCATTTTCATTTTTAAGTGCTGCTAACCAACGTTTTAAATCACCGCCTGTAGCAACCATTACACCTGTATTAATCTCTTTGATGAGCTTCTGCTCTTCTGTTGCATCTTTCTGCTCTACAATCGCGATTACAGGGCCATTACGACGAATAATACGTCCGTAACCCATAGGGTTATCTAGAACCACAGTTAGTAAAGCAATACCGCCAGTAGGCTGTGCATCTAATAAGTTTTCTACGGTTTCAGCACTAATTAGTGGAACATCACCATACAGAACCAGTACTTTTTCATCATCAGCAAATTCTGGTGCAGCTTGATTTACAGCGTGACCTGTACCTAGCTGTTCAGCCTGAAGTACCCATTGAACACGCTCTTCACCTAATTCAGCTTTCATTTGATCACCACCGTGACCATACACTAAATGGATATTTTGAGCGCCAAGACCTTCACATGTATCAATTACATGTTTAGCCATAGGTTTGCCTGCTAAAGTATGAAGTACTTTAGGTTTGTTTGAGTACATGCGAGTGCCTTTACCCGCTGCCAAAATTACTGCACTGAAGTTCATGAAAAGCCCATTCTATTATTATGCTGACTTAATTTGCCTAGCTTGTTAAAACCAAAATATGAAATCCATTACTTACTAACGTAATAGATAATGGAGTTGATACTGAGGATAAATTATATGCTAAAAAACCAATCTACGGGTGAGATAAAAATAAGAAATAAACAAAATTGAAAAGAAAAGGCGACCTATTGGCCGCCTTCTTTCTAATGGTGCTTGATTAACGCGAACGTTTTGTCAGCTCGATAACTCGAAGCTGTGCGATCGCTTTAGCCAAATCACTGGCCGCTTGAGCGAAGTTAATGTCGCCATGCTGATTTTGGATATTCTCCTCAGCCTTGCGCTTAGCTTCTTCTGCCTTAGCTGCGTCTAGGTCTTCACCACGGATTGCGGTATCTGCAAGAACAGTTGCCGAACCAGGTTGAACCTCAACAATACCACCAGAAACATAAATAATTTCTTCGTGGCCATGTTGTTTAACAATACGCACCATACCAGGCGTGATAGCGGTCAGCAGCGGTGTGTGTCCATGGAAAATACCAAGTTCACCTTCGCTACCGGTCACCTGAATCGTTTCAACCAGCCCTGAAAATAACTTTTTCTCAGCACTTACAACGTCTAGGTGAAAGGTCATTGCTGCCATATCGCCTCCTAATCAGCCTTATAGCTTCTTCGCCTTCTCAAGCGCGTCTTCAATCTTACCGCAGTACATGAAGGCTTGCTCAGGAACGTCATCGTAATCACCAGCAAGTAGACCTTTAAAGCCAACTAATGTGTCTTTAAGTGGTACGTAAATACCTGGGTCACCAGTGAATACTTCTGCTACGTGGTAAGGTTGAGTTAAGAACTTCTCAATCTTACGAGCACGAGATACAACTTGCTTATCTTCTTCAGATAGCTCGTCCATACCTAGGATAGCGATGATATCTTTTAGCTCTTTATAGCGTTGTAGTGTCGATTGAACACCACGAGCCACATCATAGTGCTCTTGACCAACAACTAGTGGATCAAGTTGACGAGATGTAGAATCTAACGGGTCAATCGCTGGGTATAGACCCATTGCTGCGATATTACGGTTAAGTACAACTGTCGCATCTAAGTGAGCAAACGTTGTTGCTGGAGATGGATCCGTCAAGTCATCCGCTGGTACGTATACTGCCTGTACAGACGTGATAGAACCTTGCTTAGTTGACGTGATACGTTCTTGAAGAACACCCATTTCTTCAGCTAGTGTAGGTTGGTAACCTACCGCTGATGGCATACGACCTAGAAGTGCTGATACTTCAGTACCTGCTAGTGTATAACGGTAAATGTTATCAACGAACAACAGAACGTCACGACCTTCGTCACGGAAACGTTCAGCCATTGTTAGACCAGTCAGTGCAACACGTAGACGGTTACCTGGTGGCTCGTTCATTTGACCGTAAACCATTGCTACTTTTGACTCTTCAGGTTTTTCGATGTTTACAACACCAGCTTCCTGCATTTCAAAGTAGAAGTCATTACCTTCACGAGTACGCTCACCTACACCTGCAAATACAGATAGGCCAGAGTGTTGTAGTGCGATGTTGTTGATAAGTTCCATCATGTTAACGGTCTTACCTACACCTGCACCACCAAATAGACCGATTTTACCACCCTTAGCGAATGGACATACTAAATCGATTACTTTAACACCTGTCTCTAGAAGTTCAGTCGAGTTTGACTGCTCTTCGTAGCTAGGTGCTTCACGGTGAATTGCGTAATGCTCTTCAGCATCAATATCACCACACTCATCAATCGCGTCACCAAGAACGTTCATGATACGACCTAGGGTCTTAGTACCTACTGGTACAGAAATTGGTGCACCAGTATTTTCTACTGTTAAGCCACGACGTAAACCATCTGAGCTACCCATTACGATACAGCGCACAACGCCGCCACCGATTTGTTGTTGTACTTCAAGAACAAGACGTTCTTGTGCATCAACAACATTCAGAGCATCGTATACACGAGGTACTTCGCCCTGTGGGAACTCTACATCGACTACCGCACCGATGATCTGTACGATCTTACCTGTAGTCATCGTTAATCCTCTAAACTGTTTAAATACCTATGCTTAAACCGCTGAAGCGCCTGAAACAATTTCAGAAAGCTCTTGTGTAATCGCCGCTTGACGGGCTTTGTTATACACAAGTTGCAGTTCATCAATAATGTCACCAGCGTTATCTGTCGCTGCTTTCATCGCAATCATTCGCGCTACGTGTTCGCAGGCTAAATTCTCAACCACACC encodes:
- the atpD gene encoding F0F1 ATP synthase subunit beta codes for the protein MTTGKIVQIIGAVVDVEFPQGEVPRVYDALNVVDAQERLVLEVQQQIGGGVVRCIVMGSSDGLRRGLTVENTGAPISVPVGTKTLGRIMNVLGDAIDECGDIDAEEHYAIHREAPSYEEQSNSTELLETGVKVIDLVCPFAKGGKIGLFGGAGVGKTVNMMELINNIALQHSGLSVFAGVGERTREGNDFYFEMQEAGVVNIEKPEESKVAMVYGQMNEPPGNRLRVALTGLTMAERFRDEGRDVLLFVDNIYRYTLAGTEVSALLGRMPSAVGYQPTLAEEMGVLQERITSTKQGSITSVQAVYVPADDLTDPSPATTFAHLDATVVLNRNIAAMGLYPAIDPLDSTSRQLDPLVVGQEHYDVARGVQSTLQRYKELKDIIAILGMDELSEEDKQVVSRARKIEKFLTQPYHVAEVFTGDPGIYVPLKDTLVGFKGLLAGDYDDVPEQAFMYCGKIEDALEKAKKL
- a CDS encoding F0F1 ATP synthase subunit epsilon — protein: MAAMTFHLDVVSAEKKLFSGLVETIQVTGSEGELGIFHGHTPLLTAITPGMVRIVKQHGHEEIIYVSGGIVEVQPGSATVLADTAIRGEDLDAAKAEEAKRKAEENIQNQHGDINFAQAASDLAKAIAQLRVIELTKRSR